One Luteolibacter flavescens genomic region harbors:
- the smpB gene encoding SsrA-binding protein SmpB encodes MSAEISSNRKARRDFNISDTYEAGVELKGTEVKSIRAGKVNISDAFARVDKGQLFLYGCDIQPWETASTWFQHEARRPRRLLVHKREILKLDQATSIKGASLPCLKMYWKNGKVKVEIGVGKGKTHSDQRHDLKAKVELREAQREVARFNRQ; translated from the coding sequence GTGAGTGCGGAAATATCCAGCAATCGCAAGGCGCGCCGGGATTTCAATATCTCGGACACCTACGAGGCGGGCGTCGAGCTGAAGGGCACGGAGGTGAAATCCATCCGTGCCGGGAAGGTCAATATCTCCGACGCCTTTGCCCGCGTGGACAAGGGTCAGCTCTTTCTCTACGGCTGCGACATCCAGCCATGGGAGACCGCGTCCACGTGGTTCCAGCATGAGGCACGCCGTCCGCGGCGGCTGCTCGTCCACAAGCGCGAGATCCTGAAGCTCGACCAGGCCACCTCCATCAAGGGGGCCTCGCTTCCGTGCCTGAAGATGTATTGGAAGAACGGCAAGGTGAAGGTCGAGATCGGCGTCGGCAAGGGCAAGACCCACTCCGACCAGCGCCACGACCTGAAGGCAAAGGTTGAACTCCGCGAGGCTCAACGCGAGGTCGCGCGATTCAACCGCCAGTGA